In the genome of Deinococcus fonticola, the window GCCTGCCGGTACGACCGCCAGCGATAAAGACTCAAAGGCACAACAGCGCTGGGCCAGGAGCCAAGGGGAACACCCTCGCCACTCCTGGCCCAGCCTTCTTTATTACGCGCGCGCCATTTCGATGAACCTGTCCGCACCCTGTTTCAGGAGGTCATTGGCCAGCTCAGCGCCGATGTCGGCACACTCGCCGGCGTCGCCGCTGGATGTGGCGCGAATGACATGAGTGCCGTCCACGGCGGCCACCCAGCCTTCCAACGTCAGAGTACCGCCCTTCACGGTGGCGTGCGCTCCCACCGGGGCCATGCAGCCTGCCCCCAGACCCGCCAGAAATTCGCGCTCGGCGGTGATGCGGTCGTCGGTCAGGTGGTCGTGAATGGCGTAGGCCACCTCGATGCTCAGGTCGTCGTCGGCGCGGGTTTCCAGCGCCAGCGCACCCTGACCGGGGGCCGGCAGCAGGATGTCCGGCTCGATGAACTCGTCGATGCGGTGGCGCAACTCGGTGCGAATCAGGCCCGCGGCAGCCAGGATGATCGCGTCGTAATCCCCGGTGCCCAGGGCCGCCAGGCGCGTATCTATGTTGCCGCGCAGGTCGATCACTTGCAGGTCGGGCCGGTAGGACTTCAGGAACGCTTTGCGGCGAATGCTGCTGGTGCCCACCCGCGCGCCCTGCGGCAACTCGGCCAGTTTCTTCATGCCTTCGCGGCCCACCAGCACGTCGCGGGCGTCCACACGCTTGGGAATGCTGGCGACTTCCAGGCCCTCCGGTTGCGCGGTGGGCAGGTCTTTGAGGCTGTGAACGGCAATGTCGATTCTGCTTTGCAGCAGGGCCTCCTCGATTTCCTTGACCCAGAAGCCCTTGTCGCCCTTCTGCGCGAGTTGACCCAGGCTCTCGCGGTTGCGGTCGCCCTGGGTGCTGATGGTCTGTAAGCGGAATTCCGTTTCCGGCCATTCCTCCTTCAGGCGGGCAATGACCCACCGGGTCTGAGCGAGCGCCAGGGTGCTTCCCCGCGTTCCAACGGTGACAGTACGCATAACCGAAGCAGTATACCCACAAACCCGGCCCGGCTGATTTGCTTCTTCGTTCAGCAACCCGTTAGACTGTCAGGCTGAACGCGTCCCCGCGCCCCCTGCCCGCCTTCCCGGGCGACCCC includes:
- the hemC gene encoding hydroxymethylbilane synthase, yielding MRTVTVGTRGSTLALAQTRWVIARLKEEWPETEFRLQTISTQGDRNRESLGQLAQKGDKGFWVKEIEEALLQSRIDIAVHSLKDLPTAQPEGLEVASIPKRVDARDVLVGREGMKKLAELPQGARVGTSSIRRKAFLKSYRPDLQVIDLRGNIDTRLAALGTGDYDAIILAAAGLIRTELRHRIDEFIEPDILLPAPGQGALALETRADDDLSIEVAYAIHDHLTDDRITAEREFLAGLGAGCMAPVGAHATVKGGTLTLEGWVAAVDGTHVIRATSSGDAGECADIGAELANDLLKQGADRFIEMARA